The Vicia villosa cultivar HV-30 ecotype Madison, WI linkage group LG1, Vvil1.0, whole genome shotgun sequence genome includes a region encoding these proteins:
- the LOC131650678 gene encoding uncharacterized protein LOC131650678: MEDLEQENHELRDEVTTLRAGVERLTAFVETLMAAQSTQAQTGEQTAAMSEILTTTVSMAQNTGHSFHQTTSGFPWGMSHNFIPEGYQHASGTMQTTATMNGAHFVPGATQAIPTMVFTPPIPGVAKFIPVMTTTPTLVHTVPQTEEAIYHVDPNEGNEVRIDFQDQFQEIRKEIKALKGKSSFGKNAYDMCLVPNVIVPAKFKVPDFEKYKGNSCPQSHLTMYCRKMATHTDDDKLLIHYFQDSLTGAALRWYMGLDSSHISSFDDLVEAFIRQYKYNVDMAPDRDQLRAMAQKERESFKEYAQRWREVAAQISPPMEEKEMTKVFLKTLSSFYYERMVASAPTDFTEMVNMGMRLEEGVREGRLAKEGSSSGAKKFGGGFFKKKEQEVSAVSYGAPGRKNNYRSQHVAAVSNTTPTVSAYQPQFPQQNVQQQPQQQTRQPHNNQQNRVQRRTEFDPIPMTYTELLPALIKKNLVQTRAPPPVPENIPWWYKADDFCAFHQGAPGHSTERCYPLKLEVQKLVKSGMLTFKDVNPNVQANPLPQHGAASVNMVHGCPGRYQVFDIRYIRGSLVRMHAGLCRLAYFQHDHAACTICSRNPRGCLAVRRDLQRLLDQRLITITYDRNEEDDVNVVTPHFNMPEPMEMIYDSQNFPVSPLVIYPSGPIPYTSDKAIPYKYNATMLEEGREVPVPNVPSVDNIAGMSRVTRSGRVFAPSPQKKVEIPVGEQVPERNPVVGVEPSFVEGQSSGTNADTSDDEILKLIKKSEYKVVDQLLQTPSKISVLSLLAYSPVHREALMRILDQAFVDHDVTIDQFGGIVGNITACNNLSFSDEELPREGRNHNLALHISMNCQSDALSNVLVDTGSSLNVMPKSTLSRLSYQGAPMRYSGVIVKAFDGSRKSVIGEVDLPMKIGPHTFQIKFQVMDIHAAYSCLLGRPWIHEAGAVTSTLHQKLKFVSNGKLVTVDGEQALVVSHLSSFSYIDAGEAVGTQFQALSVAGKDVGKNGTSISSLKDARQAVQDGSAVGWGQVLSLPDNKFREGLGFSPTSARYSKQDTVTRPMQEIFHSGGFDHPTPPEVDAVIENDSEEDSSSFVVRGVVCQNWSVVDVPSVVHISK, encoded by the coding sequence ATGGAAGACCTTGAGCAAGAAAATCATGAACTTCGCGATGAAGTGACTACTCTCCGCGCAGGGGTAGAAAGATTAACTGCTTTCGTAGAGACTTTGATGGCTGCTCAGAGTACTCAAGCTCAGACTGGGGAACAAACCGCTGCGATGTCGGAAATTCTTACTACTACCGTCTCCATGGCTCAAAACACTGGTCATTCATTCCATCAAACGACCAGTGGTTTCCCATGGGGCATGTCTCACAACTTCATACCCGAAGGATATCAACACGCTAGTGGAACTATGCAAACTACCGCTACGATGAATGGGGCTCATTTTGTTCCTGGAGCCACTCAAGCCATTCCCACGATGGTCTTTACTCCGCCTATCCCTGGAGTTGCTAAATTTATCCCGGTAATGACTACGACCCCAACTCTGGTACATACCGTGCCACAAACTGAGGAAGCCATTTACCATGTTGACCCAAATGAAGGAAACGAAGTTCGTATTGATTTCCAAGATCAGTTCCAAGAGATACGAAAAGAGATTAAGGCACTCAAAGGGAAAAGttcatttggaaagaatgcttatGACATGTGCCTTGTGCCGAACGTGATAGTTCCGGCCAAATTCAAAGTACCTGATTTCGAAaaatacaaagggaattcatgtcCTCAGAGCCATTTGACCATGTATTGCAGAAAGATGGCTACCCACACCGATGATGATAAGTTATTGATCCACTATTTTCAAGATAGTCTAACTGGCGCTGCTTTAAGATGGTACATGGGATTGGATAGCTCCCATATTAGTTCTTTTGACGACCTTGTAGAAGCATTtatccgacaatacaagtataatgttgaCATGGCTCCCGATAGGGACCAACTCCGAGCCATGGCACAGAAAGAGAGggaatccttcaaagaatatgcacaaagatggcgtgaagtcgCCGCCCAGATTTCTCCACccatggaagaaaaagaaatgacaaaGGTTTTTCTGAAAACTCTTAGCTCGTTTTATTATGAGAGGATGGTTGCAAGTGCCCCGACAGACTTTACTGAGATGGTGAATATGGGAATGCGACTTGAGGAAGGTGTCCGTGAAGGAAGATTGGCCAAAGAGGGAAGTTCTAGTGGCGCCAAAAAGTTTGGGGGAGGCTTTTTTAAGAAGAAAGAACAAGAAGTTAGTGCTGTTTCGTATGGAGCGCCTGGAAGAAAGAACAACTATCGATCACAACACGTCGCGGCTGTATCCAATACAACTCCAACGGTTTCAGCATATCAACCCCAATTCCCTCAACAAAATGTGCAACAACAACCACAGCAGCAAACTCGTCAACCACATAACAATCAGCAGAATAGAGTACAAAGAAGGACCGAGTTTGATCCCATACCCATGACTTATACTGAGTTGCTTCCTGCCCTCATAAAAAAGAATCTCGTGCAGACTAGGGCTCCTCCGCCTGTCCCAGAAAACAtcccatggtggtacaaggcCGATGACTTTTGTGCTTTCCACCAAGGTGCACCTGGTCACAGTACGGAAAGATGTTACCCATTGAAGTTGGAAGTCCAGAAGTTAGTCAAAAGCGGTATGCTGACCTTCAAAGATGTCAATCCAAATGTTCAAGCTAATCCTTTGCCTCAACATGGGGCAGCTTCTGTGAATATGGTACACGGATGTCCTGGGAGATACCAAGTTTTCGACATTCGCTATATTAGAGGATCATTGGTTAGGATGCATGCTGGTTTATGCAGACTTGCTTATTTTCAACATGACCACGCCGCATGTACAATTTGTTCCAGAAATCCACGTGGGTGTCTCGCCGTGAGGAGAGACTTGCAAAGGCTGTTGGATCAAAGGCTCATAACCATTACTTACGATAGAAATGAGGAGGATGATGTCAATGTTGTGACCCCTCATTTTAATATGCCTGAGCCCATGGAGATGATCTATGATAGCCAGAATTTCCCTGTTTCTCCTTTGGTGATTTATCCATCTGGTCCGATTCCTTACACTTCAGACAAAGCGATACCCTACAAATACAACGCCACTATGCTCGAAGAGGGAAGAGAAGTTCCAGTACCCAATGTGCCTTCTGTTGATAATATTGCTGGTATGAGCAGAGTGACGAGAAGTGGACGCGTGTTTGCGCCATCGCCTCAGAAAAAGGTTGAAATCCCAGTTGGTGAACAAGTGCCAGAGAGAAATCCAGTTGTGGGTGTTGAACCAAGTTTTGTTGAAGGGCAGTCTAGTGGGACAAACgctgatacaagtgatgatgagATTCTGAAGTTGATCAAGAAGAGCGAATACAAGGTTGTCGATCAACTATTGCAAACTCCTTCTAAGATTTCCGTGCTTTCTTTGCTGGCATATTCCCCTGTGCATAGGGAAGCCTTGATGAGGATTCTGGATCAAGCCTTTGTCGACCATGACGTGACGATCGACCAATTTGGTGGGATTGTGGGAAATATAACTGCATGCAATAACCTGAGTTTCAGTGATGAAGAGCTTCCTAGAGAAGGCAGAAACCATAACTTGGCGTTGCACATTTCAATGAACTGCCAGTCAGATGCTCTGTCTAATGTATTGGTAGACACTGGTTCGTCTTTGAACGTTATGCCCAAATCCACTTTATCTAGGCTTTCATACCAAGGTGCTCCAATGAGATACAGTGGGGttattgtcaaggcttttgatgggtcAAGAAAGAGTGTTATTGGAGAAGTGGACCTTCCAATGAAGATCGGCCCGCatacctttcaaatcaaattccaggTAATGGATATCCATGCTGCGTATAGCTGCCTATTGGGCCGCCCATGGATCCACGAGGCAGGAGCAGTTACCTCCACACTCCATCAGAAATTGAAGTTCGTAAGCAATGGAAAGTTGGTTACAGTGGATGGAGAGCAGGCATTAGTGGTCAGTCATCTTTCGTCATTTTCCTACATTGACGCTGGTGAAGCTGTTGGAACTCAATTCCAAGCACTTTCTGTGGCTGGCAAGGATGTTGGAAAGAATGGGACATCTATCTCTTCTTTGAAAGATGCACGCCAAGCAGTTCAAGATGGTTCCGCTGTGGGTTGGGGTCAAGTTTTGAGTCTGCCCGATAACAAGTTTCGTGAAGGTCTTGGTTTTTCTCCTACGTCTGCAAGATATAGTAAGCAAGACACTGTTACCCGCCCGATGCAAGAGATATTTCACAGTGGAGGTTTTGATCATCCCACACCTCCTGAAGTAGATGCTGTTATTGAAAATGATTCTGAAGAGGATTCGTCAAGCTTCGTAGTGCGTGGAGTAGTTTGCCAGAATTGGAGTGTTGTTGATGTCCCGTCAGTGGTTCACATTTCTAAGTAA